In one Winogradskyella sp. MH6 genomic region, the following are encoded:
- a CDS encoding DUF6090 family protein: MIKFFRNIRKSLLNEGKTSKYLKYAIGEIILVVIGILLALQINSWNQQRIEDKKEVELLSDLKSEFQYNLTELEESIKINKKVSQSCIELTEIIRSNTIGKNSDKVDELLIAIGNFNSFDARTGVSNEIVNSDKLSYLKNEELRRQLSNWLTAIVDCEEDILFRSDNYTINLMPFLMKRFPLANGELTKKLAFDKNNYLETYKENSPFKYNLPQEDLMEFENQIWHHKHNQDYVAVNELNLKDFILTTIDMIEKELKENE; this comes from the coding sequence ATGATTAAATTCTTTAGAAATATCCGAAAATCACTTCTTAATGAAGGTAAAACAAGTAAATACTTAAAATATGCTATTGGTGAAATTATTTTAGTGGTTATCGGTATTCTTTTAGCACTTCAGATTAACAGTTGGAATCAACAACGTATTGAGGATAAAAAGGAAGTGGAACTGCTTTCGGATCTGAAAAGTGAATTTCAATATAATTTAACAGAGTTAGAGGAGTCTATCAAAATCAATAAAAAAGTGAGTCAATCTTGTATTGAGCTTACTGAAATAATTAGGTCTAACACCATTGGCAAAAACTCTGATAAGGTTGATGAATTATTGATAGCCATAGGTAACTTTAATTCTTTTGATGCTAGAACAGGAGTTTCAAATGAGATCGTTAATTCCGATAAATTAAGCTATTTAAAGAATGAGGAACTGCGCAGGCAACTGAGTAATTGGTTAACAGCAATTGTAGATTGCGAAGAGGATATTCTCTTTAGGTCAGATAATTACACTATAAATCTTATGCCTTTTTTAATGAAACGATTCCCTTTGGCAAATGGTGAGCTAACCAAAAAATTAGCATTTGACAAGAATAACTATTTGGAAACCTACAAGGAAAATTCTCCATTCAAATATAATTTACCTCAAGAAGATTTAATGGAATTTGAGAACCAAATATGGCACCATAAACATAATCAAGATTATGTAGCTGTTAATGAATTAAACTTGAAAGATTTCATTCTAACCACCATAGATATGATTGAAAAAGAACTAAAAGAAAACGAATGA
- the asnB gene encoding asparagine synthase B, which yields MCGIVCAFDIKQKSEDLRPQVLEMAKAIRHRGPDWSGIYSDDKVIMAHERLAIVDPASGKQPLFSEDKKLILAANGEIYNHKALRAQFPQYKFQTESDCEVILALYKEKGVDFVDEMNGIFGFAIYDVEKDEYFIARDHMGIIPLYMGWDKHGTFYVASELKALEGVCTKIELFPPGHYMSSRDGELVQWYKRDWEDFEAVKDNETSIAEVRQALEDAVHRQLMSDVPYGVLLSGGLDSSVTSAIAKKYSQRRIEADDKEQAWWPQLHSFSVGLEGSPDLAAARKVADHIGTVHHEIKFTIQEGLDAIKDVIYQLETYDITTIRASTPMYLMARVIKSMGIKMVLSGEGADELFGGYLYFHKAPNAKEFHEETVRKLSKLHMYDCLRANKSLAAWGIEGRVPFLDKEFMDVAMRINPEDKMIKDGRIEKWVVRKAFEDMLPESVAWRQKEQFSDGVGYSWIDTLKAVVNEEVTDEQMANAHFRFPIQTPQNKEEYYYRTIFEGHFPSDAAALSVPQEPSVACSTKIALEWDEAFKNMNDPSGRAVAKVHDDAY from the coding sequence ATGTGCGGAATAGTATGTGCGTTTGATATAAAACAGAAATCAGAAGATTTAAGACCTCAGGTTTTAGAAATGGCAAAGGCCATTCGTCATAGAGGACCAGACTGGAGTGGTATCTACAGCGATGATAAAGTGATAATGGCTCACGAGCGTTTAGCTATTGTAGATCCTGCCTCAGGAAAGCAACCCTTATTTAGTGAAGATAAAAAGCTGATTTTGGCAGCAAATGGTGAAATCTATAACCATAAAGCCTTACGAGCTCAATTTCCACAGTATAAGTTTCAAACTGAAAGCGATTGTGAAGTTATTCTTGCACTTTATAAAGAAAAGGGTGTAGACTTTGTGGATGAAATGAATGGTATATTCGGTTTTGCTATTTACGATGTAGAAAAGGACGAATATTTTATAGCAAGAGACCACATGGGAATTATTCCATTATATATGGGTTGGGATAAACATGGGACATTCTATGTCGCTTCAGAATTGAAAGCACTGGAAGGTGTTTGTACTAAAATTGAGTTATTTCCTCCAGGACATTATATGAGCAGTAGAGATGGAGAATTGGTGCAATGGTACAAACGTGATTGGGAAGATTTTGAAGCTGTAAAAGACAATGAAACTAGTATTGCTGAGGTAAGACAAGCATTAGAGGATGCGGTACATAGACAGTTAATGAGCGATGTACCTTATGGAGTGTTATTGTCTGGTGGTTTGGATTCTTCAGTAACATCTGCTATTGCAAAAAAATATTCGCAACGTCGTATCGAAGCAGATGATAAAGAGCAAGCTTGGTGGCCACAATTACATAGCTTTTCTGTGGGATTAGAAGGTTCACCAGATTTGGCTGCAGCAAGAAAAGTAGCAGATCATATTGGTACAGTTCACCACGAAATTAAGTTTACTATCCAAGAAGGATTAGATGCTATAAAAGATGTGATTTATCAATTAGAAACCTACGATATTACAACGATTAGAGCGAGTACACCAATGTATTTAATGGCTAGGGTTATTAAGTCAATGGGAATTAAAATGGTGCTATCTGGTGAAGGTGCGGATGAGTTGTTTGGTGGCTATTTGTATTTCCATAAAGCGCCAAACGCTAAAGAATTTCATGAAGAAACCGTACGAAAGTTGAGTAAGCTTCATATGTACGATTGTTTAAGAGCGAACAAAAGTTTAGCGGCTTGGGGAATTGAAGGGCGTGTACCATTTTTAGATAAGGAGTTTATGGATGTTGCTATGCGCATCAACCCAGAAGATAAAATGATTAAAGATGGTAGAATTGAAAAATGGGTGGTGCGCAAAGCATTTGAAGATATGCTACCAGAAAGCGTGGCTTGGAGACAAAAAGAGCAGTTTAGTGATGGAGTAGGTTACAGCTGGATTGATACTTTGAAAGCAGTGGTAAACGAAGAAGTAACTGATGAGCAAATGGCAAATGCACATTTCCGTTTCCCAATACAAACTCCTCAAAACAAAGAAGAGTATTATTACAGAACCATTTTTGAAGGACATTTTCCAAGTGATGCAGCTGCATTAAGTGTGCCGCAAGAGCCAAGCGTAGCATGTAGTACAAAAATAGCATTAGAATGGGATGAAGCCTTTAAAAACATGAACGACCCAAGTGGTAGAGCAGTTGCTAAAGTGCATGATGATGCTTACTAA
- a CDS encoding DUF6090 family protein yields the protein MIKFFRSIRKRLIHEGKTTNYLKYAIGEIVLVVIGILIALQINNWNENRKLRNQELNYLENLRSDMNLNINDLNQFLDAGNTSIESANKVLDYYEGRPLEDINDFNFQATNVYVWYRFTLHDNTYQELINSGNIAVISNDSIKKGVLNLQALYHKLKSEEDHFRYDMETLMYEPAYEMLDMNDLIKNFTFHVTDGQAGENVNLSRASYEAILKSVKHKNGFVMAVYEHSKMNSHFNEMKDLCSNLIALIDAEFEKD from the coding sequence ATGATTAAATTCTTTAGAAGTATTCGAAAAAGACTCATTCATGAGGGCAAAACCACCAATTATTTAAAATATGCTATCGGTGAAATTGTGCTTGTTGTTATTGGTATTCTCATAGCGCTTCAAATCAATAACTGGAATGAAAACAGAAAACTTAGAAATCAAGAATTAAATTATTTAGAAAATTTAAGATCAGATATGAATTTAAACATCAATGATCTTAACCAGTTTCTAGATGCTGGAAACACAAGTATTGAATCTGCAAATAAAGTTCTTGATTATTATGAAGGTAGACCTTTAGAAGATATAAATGACTTTAACTTTCAGGCAACGAATGTTTATGTATGGTACAGGTTCACACTGCACGACAATACGTATCAAGAGCTCATTAATTCTGGAAACATTGCTGTAATTTCTAATGATTCGATAAAAAAAGGGGTGCTCAATTTACAGGCATTATATCATAAACTAAAGAGTGAAGAAGACCATTTTAGGTACGATATGGAGACATTGATGTATGAACCTGCTTATGAAATGTTAGATATGAATGATTTGATAAAGAATTTTACATTTCATGTCACAGATGGGCAAGCTGGAGAAAACGTAAACCTGTCTAGAGCAAGTTACGAAGCCATTTTAAAGAGTGTAAAACACAAAAATGGGTTTGTCATGGCTGTTTATGAGCATTCAAAAATGAATTCACATTTCAATGAGATGAAAGACTTATGTAGCAACCTCATAGCATTAATTGATGCGGAATTCGAAAAGGACTAA
- a CDS encoding helicase HerA-like domain-containing protein has protein sequence MSNSEKFINDINAGNTFKGDYITLGAAMLDGETKTNAFVNVPLKTMNRHGLIAGATGTGKTKTLQVLAENLSEKGVPVLLMDIKGDLSGLAKPSPGHAKIDERMEKIGLPFEAKAFPVEVLTLSEQDGVRLRATISEFGPVLISRILGVTETQAGIISVIFKYCDDHKLPLLDLKDFKKILQYATNEGKQEFEEAYGRISTASTGAILRKIIEIEQQGGDLFFGETSFDTQDLLRIDENGRGYINIIRLTDIQDKPKLFSTFMLSLLAEIYSTFPEQGDSGRPELVMFIDEAHLIFNEASDALLNQIESIVKLIRSKGVGLYFVTQNPTDVPEAVLSQLGLKVQHALRAFTAKDRKAIKLTAQNYPDTEFYDTAEVLTSLGIGEALVSALDEKGKPTPLAATMMRAPMSRMDILTESELGSLLAQSKLALKYNQEIDRESAYEMLNKKIELAEAEEAKRKAEEEKAALKEAESKRKASSSKRRSTRQNPIVKVLSSPTVIRSVLGILTKMLK, from the coding sequence ATGAGTAATTCTGAAAAATTCATAAACGACATCAATGCTGGTAATACTTTTAAAGGAGACTACATCACCTTAGGTGCTGCAATGTTAGATGGCGAAACCAAAACAAATGCCTTTGTAAATGTACCTTTAAAAACCATGAACCGTCATGGTCTCATTGCTGGTGCTACTGGTACAGGAAAAACAAAAACGCTTCAAGTGTTGGCAGAAAATCTTTCTGAAAAAGGCGTGCCTGTCTTGCTAATGGACATCAAAGGAGATTTAAGTGGATTGGCAAAGCCAAGTCCTGGCCATGCTAAAATTGATGAACGTATGGAAAAGATTGGACTTCCGTTCGAAGCTAAGGCTTTTCCTGTTGAAGTTTTAACGTTATCTGAACAAGATGGTGTTCGTTTAAGAGCTACCATTAGCGAGTTTGGCCCTGTTCTTATTTCGAGAATATTAGGAGTTACCGAAACACAAGCTGGTATTATATCTGTAATTTTTAAATATTGTGATGATCATAAATTACCGCTTTTAGACTTAAAGGATTTCAAGAAAATATTGCAATATGCCACCAATGAAGGCAAACAGGAATTTGAAGAAGCCTATGGTCGTATTTCAACAGCATCAACAGGAGCTATTCTGAGAAAAATTATTGAAATAGAACAACAAGGTGGTGACTTATTTTTTGGAGAAACCTCTTTTGATACCCAAGATCTACTTCGTATTGACGAAAATGGTCGTGGTTACATCAACATTATAAGACTGACAGACATTCAAGACAAACCGAAGTTGTTTTCAACTTTTATGCTGAGTCTTTTGGCTGAAATTTATTCAACATTTCCTGAACAAGGCGATAGTGGCAGACCAGAACTGGTAATGTTCATTGACGAAGCACATTTAATTTTTAATGAAGCTTCTGATGCTTTATTAAATCAGATTGAAAGTATTGTAAAACTAATACGTAGTAAAGGTGTTGGCTTATATTTTGTAACTCAAAACCCTACAGATGTTCCAGAGGCAGTACTTAGTCAATTAGGACTAAAGGTACAACATGCCTTAAGAGCATTTACAGCAAAAGACCGAAAGGCCATAAAACTAACTGCTCAAAATTATCCAGACACTGAGTTTTATGACACAGCTGAAGTGTTAACATCATTGGGTATTGGAGAAGCTTTAGTATCTGCTTTGGATGAAAAAGGAAAACCAACACCGTTGGCAGCAACCATGATGCGCGCACCAATGAGCCGAATGGATATCTTAACTGAAAGTGAGCTTGGTAGTTTGCTCGCACAATCGAAATTAGCACTAAAATACAATCAAGAGATCGACAGAGAAAGTGCTTATGAAATGTTGAACAAAAAAATTGAACTTGCTGAAGCGGAAGAAGCCAAACGAAAAGCCGAAGAAGAAAAAGCGGCACTTAAAGAAGCTGAAAGTAAGCGAAAAGCTAGCTCTAGCAAAAGACGAAGCACAAGACAAAACCCAATTGTAAAAGTACTTTCTAGCCCAACAGTAATTAGAAGCGTATTGGGAATATTAACCAAAATGCTAAAATAA
- a CDS encoding YCF48-related protein: protein MRLQQLFVFLVTITLGAQPTWQPVPNFFSNPNGQRFDDVFFLNENLGWAANGFYARVYKTTDGGLNWTEQLNENDISGNYYFRNIEFLNEDIGFLGTLNGTFFRTTDGGDNWTEVTNFPTNPNAICGIETVGSSTVYGCGAYFGPAHIIKSIDSGETWTYTDMSSYANALVEVLFLNEDIGFAAGRNDNGGCILKTIDGGATWTEIYNTNIVGEYVWKLQVLDNNNLMFGAISSVSPNNGKLIKSTDGGTNWISLDSVETNVQAVGFLNENQGWMGGHTTGFYETLDGGQTWNNLNIGNNLNRIFIINSTTAFASGTTIYKFTDTTLSTEEEPFTKDELAVKILKNPIENYLEFTIDFPADDNLLIELYDINGKFIKQLSREIILQQTLNNYRFDLSELASGTYILDLHNNSGRTSLKFTKK from the coding sequence ATGCGATTACAACAGCTATTTGTTTTTCTAGTAACAATAACTTTGGGAGCACAACCAACTTGGCAACCTGTGCCCAATTTTTTCTCAAATCCTAATGGACAACGTTTTGATGACGTATTCTTCCTCAATGAAAACCTTGGATGGGCAGCAAATGGCTTTTATGCCAGAGTCTACAAGACTACTGATGGTGGCTTAAATTGGACAGAACAACTCAATGAAAATGATATTTCTGGAAATTATTACTTCAGAAATATTGAATTTTTAAACGAGGATATTGGTTTTCTTGGCACACTAAATGGAACTTTTTTTAGAACTACCGATGGAGGTGACAATTGGACTGAAGTAACTAATTTTCCTACAAATCCTAACGCCATTTGTGGTATTGAAACTGTTGGCTCTTCAACTGTCTATGGTTGTGGCGCATATTTCGGTCCTGCACATATTATTAAATCTATAGATAGTGGTGAGACGTGGACTTACACAGATATGTCTAGTTATGCCAATGCTTTAGTTGAAGTTTTATTTTTAAATGAAGATATTGGTTTTGCCGCTGGAAGAAATGACAATGGAGGTTGTATCCTAAAAACCATAGATGGTGGTGCTACATGGACTGAAATTTACAATACGAACATCGTTGGTGAGTATGTATGGAAATTACAGGTGTTAGATAATAATAATTTAATGTTTGGTGCAATAAGTTCCGTATCACCTAATAATGGTAAACTGATTAAATCTACTGATGGCGGAACCAACTGGATAAGCTTAGATTCAGTTGAAACAAATGTACAAGCTGTGGGATTTTTAAATGAAAACCAAGGCTGGATGGGTGGACACACTACAGGGTTTTATGAAACACTTGATGGTGGACAAACATGGAACAATTTGAATATTGGTAATAATTTAAATCGAATTTTTATCATCAATTCTACTACCGCTTTTGCCTCAGGAACTACCATATACAAGTTTACTGACACTACTTTAAGCACTGAGGAAGAACCATTTACCAAAGACGAGCTAGCTGTAAAAATTCTTAAAAATCCTATTGAAAACTATCTAGAGTTTACAATTGATTTTCCAGCTGATGATAATTTACTAATTGAGCTTTATGATATTAATGGTAAGTTCATAAAGCAGCTTTCGAGAGAAATAATTCTACAACAAACCTTAAATAATTACCGTTTCGATCTTTCTGAATTAGCATCAGGAACATACATTTTAGATCTTCACAATAACTCTGGTAGAACCTCTTTAAAATTTACTAAAAAGTAA
- a CDS encoding DUF6090 family protein has protein sequence MIKFFRSIRKTLLNEGRTSKYFKYAIGEIILVVIGILIALQINNWNENRKERMQETVLLEQLLSDFNSNLEQLDQKISMREDFINSVKQLFNYIDNPLLATKDSVDIYIGKTMPYATFDPIVVDLASSGELKLISSNDLKQAVTRWTSDINDVIEDEIIWRDYRNDMYAPFLIQNYQLRTIRNQAYKLNILGNYTMDRENTVTDDTKNDIGNSHFEADYVALLKNPDFEDHLTRCYAVNYWTNVQSHILRKRIVEIIDLIKHELEHD, from the coding sequence ATGATAAAATTCTTTAGAAGTATCCGAAAAACTCTTCTTAATGAGGGGAGGACCTCAAAATATTTTAAATACGCTATTGGTGAAATCATCCTTGTGGTCATAGGTATTCTAATTGCATTACAGATTAATAATTGGAACGAAAACAGAAAAGAGCGTATGCAAGAAACTGTTTTGTTAGAACAACTATTATCTGATTTCAATAGTAATCTTGAGCAATTGGATCAAAAAATATCCATGCGCGAAGATTTTATAAATTCCGTCAAACAGTTATTTAATTATATAGACAATCCATTACTTGCTACCAAAGACAGCGTAGATATTTACATTGGCAAAACCATGCCTTACGCCACCTTTGATCCCATAGTTGTAGATTTAGCCAGTTCCGGCGAACTAAAATTAATATCTAGTAACGACTTAAAACAAGCCGTTACACGTTGGACATCAGATATTAATGATGTTATTGAAGATGAAATTATTTGGCGAGATTACAGAAACGATATGTACGCACCGTTTTTAATTCAAAATTATCAATTAAGAACTATTAGAAACCAGGCTTATAAGCTTAATATTCTGGGCAACTACACTATGGATAGGGAAAACACAGTCACAGATGACACCAAGAATGATATTGGCAATTCCCATTTCGAAGCAGATTATGTGGCTCTGTTAAAAAATCCAGATTTTGAAGACCATCTCACCCGCTGTTATGCTGTGAACTACTGGACCAATGTGCAATCTCATATTTTGAGAAAACGCATTGTTGAAATCATTGATTTAATAAAGCACGAGTTAGAACATGATTAA
- a CDS encoding DUF6090 family protein has protein sequence MIKFFRKIRYNLMSENKTTKYFKYAIGEIILVVIGILIALQINNWNEKQKDIEKEQQILLSLREEFKQNIKELEFDHALNERSLNAIVALMNFDHTNPFKTQTIDSLLGQMYNYATFDARLGVMNDITSSGNLELIRDSKLKYALNQWTGELDDYKEDIIIRREYWVNNLPRILYKFIPLRNVDASMNRSDYKRDIIIQPKEVPKENYVAFLSSLEVDSMLFDYYMNQSYVTVNENMIMRFLKDTLSLIEANIEDD, from the coding sequence ATGATTAAATTCTTCCGAAAAATACGCTACAACCTTATGAGTGAGAACAAAACCACCAAGTATTTTAAATATGCCATCGGCGAAATCATTCTAGTCGTCATTGGTATTCTCATTGCGCTTCAGATAAACAATTGGAATGAAAAGCAAAAGGATATAGAAAAGGAACAGCAAATCCTTTTGAGTTTAAGAGAAGAATTCAAGCAAAATATAAAAGAACTCGAGTTTGATCATGCTTTAAATGAAAGGAGTTTAAATGCCATTGTTGCGTTAATGAATTTTGACCATACAAACCCATTTAAAACCCAAACCATTGATAGCTTACTAGGGCAAATGTATAATTACGCCACATTTGATGCGCGATTAGGTGTTATGAACGACATCACATCTTCTGGTAATCTGGAACTCATAAGAGACTCTAAATTAAAATATGCACTTAACCAGTGGACAGGTGAACTTGACGATTACAAAGAAGACATTATTATAAGAAGAGAATATTGGGTAAACAATTTACCCAGAATATTGTACAAGTTCATTCCTCTGCGAAATGTAGACGCTTCAATGAATAGATCTGATTACAAACGTGATATTATTATTCAACCTAAAGAAGTTCCAAAAGAAAATTACGTAGCTTTTCTGTCAAGCCTAGAAGTTGATAGCATGTTGTTTGATTATTATATGAATCAATCCTACGTTACCGTAAATGAAAATATGATTATGCGTTTTTTGAAAGATACTTTAAGTTTAATAGAAGCTAACATAGAAGATGATTAA
- a CDS encoding DUF2911 domain-containing protein: protein MKTTRLISSIAFAFALLLSFNAEAQKFSDLDKSPMDAASYPSSYKESDKLIKIVYSRPQLKDRKVYDLAKPGKVWRLGANEAAELHVYADMKLNGKDVKKGTYTIYAIPGEKEWTIIVNTDLNVWGSYFYNEENDVARITVPTTEGEESLEAFSIAFEESDSGVDMHLGWGTVRVAVPFSKS, encoded by the coding sequence ATGAAAACAACACGACTAATTTCAAGCATTGCTTTTGCATTTGCCTTACTTCTATCTTTTAATGCAGAAGCCCAAAAATTTTCTGATTTAGATAAAAGTCCGATGGACGCAGCCTCTTACCCAAGCAGTTATAAGGAATCTGATAAACTCATTAAAATCGTTTACAGCAGACCGCAATTAAAGGATAGAAAAGTTTACGATTTAGCAAAACCAGGAAAAGTCTGGAGATTAGGTGCTAATGAAGCAGCAGAACTCCATGTTTATGCTGATATGAAACTAAACGGAAAAGATGTTAAAAAAGGGACGTACACTATATATGCTATTCCTGGAGAAAAAGAATGGACCATCATTGTAAACACAGACCTAAATGTTTGGGGAAGTTATTTTTATAATGAAGAAAATGATGTAGCCAGAATAACCGTGCCAACTACCGAAGGTGAGGAATCTCTTGAAGCTTTTTCTATAGCTTTTGAAGAATCTGATAGTGGTGTTGACATGCATTTAGGTTGGGGAACTGTAAGGGTCGCTGTTCCTTTTTCTAAGTCTTAA
- a CDS encoding DUF6090 family protein — protein MSENKTSKYFKYAIGEIILVVIGILIALQINNWNALKKQESNNIFLSKRLLVETDKNIIELEKEIISIEKSINSLLTMLHLMGEDYHEVNPKLVDSLIYNILGTPTYYFNDAVLNEALSTGQVSSFENDSLKNIIYSIPTTMETVKFREQNIEHDTNTNLIPFLYNYISLRNVDNQFSNLNNLGKSQVKEIDNRQILSMLFWENEIDNLHYIYSILLKESYRKLDKDLKSLKILLEKQINSNHD, from the coding sequence ATGAGTGAAAATAAAACAAGTAAGTATTTTAAATATGCCATTGGTGAAATAATACTTGTGGTTATTGGTATTTTGATTGCTTTACAGATTAACAATTGGAATGCTCTCAAAAAACAAGAAAGCAATAATATATTTTTAAGTAAGCGGCTACTTGTAGAAACTGATAAAAACATAATTGAATTAGAAAAAGAGATCATTTCAATAGAAAAATCAATAAACTCATTGCTTACAATGTTACACCTTATGGGTGAAGATTACCATGAAGTTAATCCTAAACTAGTTGACAGTTTAATTTACAATATTTTAGGTACGCCAACCTATTATTTTAATGATGCTGTTTTAAATGAAGCCTTGTCAACTGGTCAAGTTTCCAGTTTCGAAAATGACAGTTTAAAAAATATCATTTACAGTATTCCTACTACTATGGAAACAGTCAAATTTCGTGAACAGAACATAGAACATGATACCAATACCAATTTAATTCCTTTTCTCTACAATTATATCTCTTTAAGGAATGTTGACAACCAATTCTCTAACCTTAATAATCTAGGTAAGAGTCAAGTAAAAGAGATTGATAATCGTCAAATACTTTCCATGCTATTTTGGGAAAATGAAATAGACAACCTCCATTATATATATAGCATTCTTCTTAAAGAAAGCTATAGGAAGCTTGATAAAGATTTAAAAAGTTTAAAGATTTTATTGGAAAAACAAATAAACAGTAACCATGATTAA
- a CDS encoding DUF6090 family protein, with product MIKFFRKIRYNLMRENKTGKYFKYAIGEIILVVIGILIALQINNWNEIRKEQRLLQTYYKQILEDLDEQKKYSAETITQLDSSIASYEAYTKLFETKNLTVNEALDALNKVERITPYLNFRFNTMETLQSTGDIKIIPEDLRNKLITHKSKLDAWTTVNNGNLNVYVTGLLKYGEKGLGTFIPRLKSQPDIKKAIDNHINPIETILSAESAFIIKIYTEKNTCNRLKQVLENIKVMEDIIKQELR from the coding sequence ATGATTAAATTCTTTAGAAAAATACGCTACAACCTTATGAGAGAAAACAAAACGGGTAAGTATTTCAAATACGCTATTGGAGAAATTATACTTGTAGTCATTGGTATTTTGATAGCCTTACAGATTAATAATTGGAATGAAATTAGAAAAGAACAAAGACTGTTACAAACCTATTACAAGCAAATTCTGGAGGATTTAGATGAACAAAAAAAATATTCGGCAGAAACCATTACACAATTAGATTCCAGTATTGCCTCTTACGAGGCCTACACCAAATTATTTGAAACTAAAAACCTAACTGTTAATGAAGCTTTAGATGCGCTCAATAAAGTAGAGAGAATAACACCCTATCTTAACTTTCGTTTCAACACCATGGAAACCTTGCAATCTACTGGAGACATCAAGATTATTCCTGAAGATTTACGAAATAAACTTATTACACATAAAAGCAAATTAGATGCTTGGACAACCGTTAACAATGGCAACCTAAATGTATATGTAACTGGTTTGTTGAAATATGGAGAAAAAGGATTGGGTACTTTTATTCCTCGATTAAAGAGTCAACCAGATATCAAAAAAGCAATAGATAATCACATCAACCCTATTGAAACCATTCTATCTGCCGAAAGCGCCTTCATTATTAAAATATACACTGAAAAAAACACCTGTAACCGTTTAAAACAAGTCCTTGAAAACATAAAAGTAATGGAAGACATCATCAAACAAGAATTAAGGTAA
- a CDS encoding 7-carboxy-7-deazaguanine synthase QueE — MTRRERQELIDKGLLLPLMEEFYTIQGEGFHKGTAAYFVRIGGCDVGCHWCDVKESWLAELHPPTETEKIVANAVKYSNTIVVTGGEPLTWDMGPLTEQLKAEDVQTHIETSGAYKLSGVWDWICLSPKKVKLPTEEIYDKAHELKCIIYNKDDFKFAEEQAAKVNKDCILYLQPEWSKREKMMPQIVDYVMANPKWKVSLQTHKYLNIP; from the coding sequence ATGACGAGAAGAGAACGACAAGAATTAATAGATAAAGGGCTTTTATTGCCTTTAATGGAAGAGTTTTATACCATTCAAGGTGAAGGTTTTCATAAAGGTACTGCAGCTTATTTTGTGCGAATTGGTGGTTGCGATGTAGGTTGTCATTGGTGTGATGTAAAGGAAAGTTGGTTAGCCGAGCTACATCCTCCTACTGAGACAGAAAAGATTGTTGCCAATGCTGTAAAGTATAGTAACACCATTGTAGTTACAGGTGGAGAACCATTAACTTGGGATATGGGACCGTTAACAGAGCAACTAAAAGCAGAAGATGTACAAACCCATATTGAAACCTCAGGAGCTTATAAACTATCTGGAGTTTGGGATTGGATTTGTTTATCTCCAAAGAAAGTAAAATTACCAACGGAGGAAATTTATGATAAGGCTCACGAATTAAAATGTATTATCTATAATAAGGATGATTTTAAATTTGCTGAAGAGCAGGCTGCTAAGGTAAATAAGGATTGCATTTTGTATTTGCAACCAGAGTGGAGCAAAAGAGAAAAGATGATGCCGCAGATTGTAGATTACGTAATGGCAAATCCAAAATGGAAAGTCTCATTGCAGACCCATAAATATTTGAACATTCCTTAA